A part of Leptospira congkakensis genomic DNA contains:
- a CDS encoding PhzF family phenazine biosynthesis protein gives MFETIYIIDAFTNKLFSGNPAAVLVLTHWPKEEWMQKIAMENNLSETAFVVKEGNRYRIRWFTPTVEVDLCGHATLASAFVLKNYYGESRTTFEFISKSGVLPISIEGNTIYLNFPTYPEFSQNKGVPPNMMIPILGREPKEIWKGKDTIFLYSSLSDLETLTPDFQKLSEIPTNRGYIALWINHFGNGNADYEFRFFGPGMGIPEDPATGSAHCSLAPFVSERLKKQNFKSIQKSQRGAEFYIECQGDRVSIGGSSVLYLRGEVAKAPS, from the coding sequence ATGTTCGAAACAATTTATATAATAGATGCTTTTACAAATAAATTATTTTCAGGGAATCCAGCTGCAGTGCTCGTCCTAACCCACTGGCCAAAAGAGGAATGGATGCAAAAAATTGCTATGGAAAATAATCTTTCAGAAACAGCTTTTGTTGTCAAAGAAGGAAATAGATATAGAATTCGCTGGTTCACTCCGACTGTGGAAGTGGATCTCTGTGGTCATGCCACTCTTGCATCTGCATTTGTTCTAAAAAACTATTACGGCGAATCTAGAACAACATTCGAATTCATCTCAAAGTCTGGAGTTTTACCAATATCGATAGAAGGAAATACGATTTACTTAAACTTTCCCACCTATCCGGAATTCAGCCAAAACAAAGGTGTCCCTCCAAACATGATGATTCCCATCTTAGGTAGAGAACCAAAGGAAATCTGGAAAGGAAAGGATACAATCTTTTTATATTCATCTCTATCTGACTTGGAGACATTAACTCCTGATTTTCAGAAACTAAGTGAGATACCAACAAATCGAGGTTATATTGCTTTATGGATCAATCACTTTGGGAATGGAAACGCGGATTATGAATTTCGATTTTTTGGACCAGGGATGGGAATTCCAGAAGATCCAGCCACAGGATCTGCTCATTGTAGTCTGGCTCCATTTGTTTCCGAAAGATTAAAAAAACAAAATTTCAAAAGCATTCAAAAATCCCAAAGAGGTGCTGAATTTTATATCGAATGCCAAGGAGACCGAGTTTCGATAGGAGGGAGTTCTGTATTGTATCTACGCGGAGAAGTGGCAAAGGCACCCAGTTAA
- a CDS encoding adenylate/guanylate cyclase domain-containing protein → MKQKKYLFPFFLMVLVPGTILGLISLFGFSNTLNRKLSDSLFHLLPSHHKFTKDIVIIDIDEQSIAKYADHPELGQWPWKRNIYPTIIGYTKLITPPKITIIDIMFTERSDYDEALVAANLSLGEISHAANFRDGGIVIPRKGDEILSERFNVPLPENSPFPSYENASFPIGEVGITAPMLHVVNVIPDSDGILRRFTPFIRWKNNHFPTLALQAFVSGKPYETEWENGVFTIQKDGIKREVPLGKDGLVRAYFYTEEEIRNIPRYSAAGIIESLNQLNSSEVDDPEKLLVPPTLFEDKIVLIGTSAASTHDDVVTPYGLFPGVIGQAVFASNLIEGHMLKELPEIWGIGFTLFILLIGVLILFVNQWHFLRNIYPILAISMFVGLFYFLYRMDLVLASSPFIIAFPLSYLMGFAYLTYTEGKEKRKFNNVLRNLVDPGVVSEALENMESLKKGGEWEITAFFSDVAGFSSISEELSASDLARLLNEYLSAMTKILKVNSGTLDKYIGDAIVGIFGAPIQNKEHPRLACKTALEMVNELEVLRSVWNEKMDYTKTAREMIFRIGLNCGPAKVGFMGTDSLASYTMMGDTVNLAARLEAAAKDYGTSILVSESIESVCKDEFHFRFLDWIRVKGKEAPVKIYSLVSYVSELRPEVLEAEQKYEEGFRFYSNREWEKAISCFENVSKIYGYKDVASHLLIKRCQALFKNPPAEGWDGVFTRTTK, encoded by the coding sequence ATGAAACAAAAAAAATATCTATTCCCCTTTTTTCTAATGGTTCTAGTTCCGGGAACCATTCTTGGGCTTATTTCTTTATTCGGTTTTTCTAATACTTTAAATCGAAAATTATCGGATTCTTTATTTCATTTACTTCCATCTCATCATAAGTTTACAAAAGACATTGTTATCATTGATATTGATGAACAAAGTATTGCAAAGTATGCCGATCATCCTGAACTGGGGCAGTGGCCTTGGAAAAGAAATATATATCCAACAATCATTGGTTATACCAAACTCATCACTCCGCCGAAAATCACCATCATTGACATTATGTTTACGGAAAGATCAGACTATGATGAAGCATTGGTTGCCGCAAACTTAAGTTTAGGCGAGATTTCCCATGCCGCTAATTTTCGAGATGGAGGGATTGTGATTCCGAGAAAGGGAGACGAGATTCTCTCTGAAAGATTCAATGTTCCCTTACCGGAAAATTCTCCATTTCCGAGTTATGAAAATGCATCGTTTCCAATTGGTGAAGTTGGAATTACCGCCCCAATGTTACATGTGGTGAATGTGATTCCTGATAGTGATGGAATCCTTCGAAGGTTTACTCCTTTCATTCGTTGGAAAAATAACCATTTCCCAACGCTCGCCTTGCAGGCATTTGTTTCTGGGAAACCATACGAAACAGAATGGGAAAATGGAGTTTTTACAATCCAGAAAGATGGAATCAAAAGGGAAGTTCCCTTAGGAAAAGATGGCCTTGTTCGTGCCTATTTTTATACCGAAGAAGAAATTAGAAACATCCCTCGTTACTCTGCTGCTGGAATTATAGAATCTTTAAATCAATTGAATTCTAGCGAAGTGGACGACCCAGAAAAACTTTTAGTTCCCCCAACACTTTTTGAAGACAAAATCGTTTTGATTGGAACCTCTGCAGCTTCTACTCATGATGATGTGGTCACTCCCTACGGACTTTTTCCTGGTGTGATTGGACAGGCGGTATTTGCTTCGAACTTAATCGAAGGGCATATGTTGAAAGAACTCCCTGAAATTTGGGGAATTGGTTTTACTTTGTTTATACTATTGATAGGTGTTTTGATTCTTTTTGTCAACCAATGGCATTTTTTAAGAAACATTTATCCAATCCTCGCCATATCTATGTTTGTTGGTTTATTCTATTTTTTATATCGAATGGATTTAGTTTTGGCTAGTTCTCCTTTTATCATTGCCTTTCCTCTTTCCTATTTGATGGGATTTGCTTATCTAACCTATACAGAAGGAAAAGAAAAAAGAAAGTTTAACAATGTTTTACGAAATTTAGTGGATCCGGGTGTTGTGAGTGAAGCTCTCGAAAATATGGAATCTCTGAAAAAGGGAGGGGAATGGGAAATCACTGCCTTTTTTTCTGATGTTGCTGGATTTTCTAGTATCAGTGAAGAACTCAGTGCCAGCGATTTAGCAAGGTTGCTGAATGAATACCTTTCTGCCATGACTAAAATTTTAAAAGTAAACTCTGGAACTTTGGATAAATACATTGGAGATGCTATTGTCGGAATTTTTGGAGCTCCCATTCAAAACAAAGAACATCCAAGGCTTGCTTGTAAAACGGCTCTCGAGATGGTAAACGAACTTGAAGTATTACGATCGGTCTGGAATGAAAAAATGGATTATACTAAAACGGCTCGAGAAATGATTTTTCGTATCGGACTAAACTGTGGACCAGCTAAGGTTGGATTTATGGGAACAGATAGTTTGGCATCTTATACGATGATGGGGGATACAGTCAATTTGGCAGCACGTTTGGAAGCTGCTGCAAAAGATTATGGAACCTCCATCCTTGTCTCTGAAAGTATTGAATCAGTTTGTAAAGATGAATTTCATTTTCGATTTTTAGATTGGATTCGTGTGAAAGGAAAAGAAGCTCCTGTCAAAATTTATAGTTTGGTTTCTTATGTTTCAGAACTCAGACCAGAAGTTTTAGAAGCAGAACAAAAATATGAAGAAGGATTTCGATTTTATTCTAATAGAGAATGGGAAAAGGCTATTAGTTGTTTTGAAAATGTATCAAAAATTTACGGATATAAAGATGTCGCAAGTCATCTTCTTATCAAAAGATGCCAAGCATTGTTCAAAAATCCTCCTGCAGAAGGTTGGGATGGAGTTTTCACAAGAACTACAAAATAA
- a CDS encoding M48 family metalloprotease, which translates to MRALSHTFLFLLLAQTLIAKGNVYVQSTKAKLLSQPKLSADGYPLQLGDVLSPVSEQGLFVQVRAENRSGWVSKLFVSPLPPGNQIKLGVTSNSSEAVVARQRASDFTKTAAARGLSETQKMRVRGEGDLYDFESLRWMESVSFVSAETQTVKTSSKDESLNIKEVAYSNENLEVLRETKAEVKVGRSLAARLLKKYPLVKDAELTGYLNTITSRLASVSSRKDLSFRVGVIESPEVNAFACPGGFVFLTTGTLKKIQTESELAGVIGHEMGHIVLFHNGEFKQSNLFLDILSGLLSPPGGEVVNAATSTLLDEMEKQLFETGRDMKLELEADEAAVGLTSQVGYSPIGLSSFLNTISKSEGTESLKKTHPDTTIRIAKLVYFESTSSAENTPFVKDRWSEFKSKLKP; encoded by the coding sequence ATGAGAGCACTATCTCACACCTTTTTGTTTCTTTTATTAGCACAAACACTGATAGCCAAGGGCAATGTATACGTACAAAGCACAAAGGCGAAACTACTTTCCCAACCAAAACTCAGTGCCGATGGGTATCCATTGCAACTGGGAGACGTTCTATCACCTGTCAGTGAACAAGGACTTTTTGTTCAGGTAAGAGCTGAGAATCGATCGGGTTGGGTGTCCAAACTGTTTGTTTCACCTCTTCCGCCGGGAAACCAAATCAAATTAGGTGTAACTTCCAATTCTTCTGAGGCAGTGGTCGCAAGACAAAGAGCCTCTGACTTTACAAAAACGGCAGCGGCTCGAGGCCTTTCGGAAACGCAAAAGATGAGAGTTCGAGGAGAGGGAGATCTTTACGATTTTGAATCTTTACGTTGGATGGAGTCTGTTTCTTTTGTAAGTGCAGAAACTCAAACGGTGAAAACTTCTTCCAAAGATGAAAGTTTAAATATTAAGGAAGTCGCGTATTCGAATGAAAATTTAGAGGTTCTTCGAGAAACCAAAGCAGAAGTAAAAGTAGGCCGATCGCTCGCGGCTCGTTTGTTAAAAAAATACCCATTAGTGAAAGACGCTGAACTGACCGGTTATTTAAACACTATAACTTCTCGTTTGGCTTCTGTATCTTCCCGAAAAGATTTAAGTTTTCGTGTTGGTGTGATTGAATCTCCAGAGGTTAACGCCTTCGCTTGCCCCGGTGGTTTTGTATTTTTAACAACGGGAACATTAAAAAAAATCCAAACGGAGTCAGAACTTGCAGGAGTGATTGGTCATGAAATGGGGCATATTGTTTTGTTTCATAATGGAGAGTTCAAACAATCAAATTTATTTTTGGACATTCTGTCCGGGCTATTGTCGCCGCCAGGTGGAGAAGTAGTGAATGCGGCTACTTCCACTCTACTAGATGAAATGGAAAAACAACTTTTTGAAACAGGAAGAGATATGAAATTGGAATTGGAAGCGGATGAAGCCGCTGTTGGTCTAACGAGCCAAGTGGGATATTCGCCCATTGGACTTTCCAGTTTTTTAAACACAATTTCAAAATCAGAAGGCACTGAATCTTTAAAAAAAACACATCCTGATACAACCATTCGCATCGCCAAATTAGTGTATTTCGAATCAACATCATCCGCAGAAAATACGCCTTTTGTTAAAGACCGTTGGAGCGAATTCAAATCTAAACTTAAACCATGA
- a CDS encoding OmpP1/FadL family transporter, which translates to MKTYKILLTSLLLTPSFLFSSEPFHNIQGFYGERAAGLGGAFTAIADDPSGAYYNPAGLGFTYNDGISISASNFKDIKRSYINIDTPGQVYNQTHQGFDPNFIGLLKNFDRWKFAFSIVNTYNYSYNRVDQVNYPLVSPSINSTRNYTKERYNQLLVGPSAAYLLSDKLSVGATLYYINDTKEVSRTQFQQFSDLSYVMRSYVDNRRTSGIMPVIGIQYQPIQKVSLGMSYRRTFVTGGSRLYNEVYADSTRRPGSSAIDFIEGTGDGASSIEAGVLTQKPKLTTSIPQTSELRLGIAFFPTSRFLASFDMIHTTGYKSRKNQDEISTFGRRVTYTINDTEIRELTRVSTTNFAAGMEYYLADTFSVLAGIYTNEPNTKPISWTESAVDLYLQNAHGNQVQVNSGDNSLIYKAARSGTNPRNEYSRNKGLSLGFSWVTSKSSVSVTYIRELGYGNSRIDPNSLSQSFEYSAHSVYIMVSSRN; encoded by the coding sequence ATGAAAACATACAAAATACTACTTACCTCATTACTCCTGACTCCAAGTTTCCTTTTTTCTTCGGAACCTTTTCATAACATCCAAGGATTTTATGGAGAAAGAGCCGCAGGTCTCGGTGGTGCCTTTACCGCCATCGCCGATGACCCGTCAGGTGCTTATTACAATCCGGCAGGTCTTGGTTTTACTTATAATGATGGAATTTCTATTTCTGCGAGCAATTTCAAAGATATTAAGCGAAGTTATATCAATATTGATACACCAGGCCAAGTGTATAACCAAACCCACCAAGGTTTTGACCCAAACTTCATTGGATTGTTAAAGAATTTTGATCGTTGGAAATTTGCGTTTTCCATTGTCAATACTTACAATTATTCTTACAATCGAGTGGACCAAGTCAACTACCCACTGGTTTCTCCTTCGATCAATTCCACAAGAAACTATACAAAAGAAAGATACAACCAACTGCTAGTCGGTCCGAGTGCTGCATATCTTCTTTCCGATAAACTTTCCGTAGGTGCAACACTTTACTATATAAATGATACAAAAGAAGTATCAAGGACTCAGTTCCAACAATTTTCAGATCTTAGTTATGTAATGCGTTCCTATGTGGACAACCGTAGAACATCTGGGATTATGCCAGTGATCGGAATCCAATACCAACCCATCCAAAAAGTATCTCTTGGAATGAGTTACCGTCGAACCTTCGTTACTGGAGGGAGCAGGTTGTACAATGAAGTATATGCTGATTCTACTAGAAGGCCAGGATCCTCAGCCATTGATTTTATTGAAGGAACAGGCGATGGGGCTTCCTCCATCGAAGCGGGAGTCCTCACACAAAAACCAAAACTCACAACCTCAATCCCACAAACCTCAGAATTACGATTGGGAATCGCTTTTTTTCCTACCTCACGTTTTCTCGCATCTTTTGACATGATCCATACGACTGGATACAAATCCAGAAAGAACCAGGATGAAATTAGCACCTTTGGTAGAAGGGTAACTTATACCATCAACGATACAGAAATCCGTGAACTGACAAGAGTATCAACTACCAACTTTGCGGCGGGTATGGAATATTATTTAGCAGACACATTCTCCGTGTTAGCTGGTATTTACACAAATGAACCGAATACAAAACCAATTTCCTGGACAGAGTCTGCTGTTGATTTGTACTTACAAAATGCACATGGAAATCAAGTGCAGGTAAATTCTGGTGACAACAGTTTGATTTACAAAGCTGCCAGATCGGGAACCAATCCCAGAAACGAATACTCGCGAAACAAAGGACTTAGTTTAGGATTTTCCTGGGTGACTTCCAAATCTTCTGTTTCTGTTACGTATATCCGTGAACTCGGATATGGAAATTCTAGGATCGATCCAAACTCTCTTTCTCAATCCTTTGAATACAGTGCCCATTCCGTTTACATCATGGTGAGTTCCAGAAACTAA